A DNA window from Pyrus communis chromosome 3, drPyrComm1.1, whole genome shotgun sequence contains the following coding sequences:
- the LOC137729516 gene encoding uncharacterized protein isoform X1, with amino-acid sequence MDEDLSGKESLLARIHQLENERDELRKDIEQLCMQQAGPSYLLVATKMHFQRTAGLEQEIENLKKKLAACTRDYVNLQEELSEAYRIKGQLADLHSAEVAKNVEAEKQLKFFQGCVAAAFAERDHSIMEAEKAREKEDLMSNKLCDIEKRLEEHTADFSKQKKLSDKLQSDLAMQEEQIEAFKKVIDKFYEIRQQSPEGCEDTSWDRKCACLLHDPAEWWCFKDASTSKYISALEEELERMRKSVDNLQNRQRMGLEIENHLKQRVGELEKKKILTYKMIRHEITELHHYHSQHRVLIMNLLDEGKASIKTVIDAIKENSRQIDATRLEKVGPSPRDIKHDKYEGQEVHENTDADPQLVSKNSGPDSSEFVAVRGNDSSEVLAQALQDKVSTLLLLSQQEERHLLDRNVNAALERKIEELHRNLQQVTNEKVRALMEFAQLKQDYHQLKERMGQGTNRGNLAAEIGERKVVTRERDGRLKSLLKKTYLSRWAGNVDFRGHEAAGGQNVEGNLSGKGSNSMEFARMKIEIATLRESMGSMEHLTTTVHRLRLSLSKAKELVTSGSTAVASLSEAVNGIINEAKLVKTALSSSLPISWSADEDDGVNRQSVSNEPGHAYGKASHEKIDSVYAAGFEMVELLILAAQILKDNTGKTGS; translated from the exons ATGGATGAAGATTTAAGCGGCAAGGAATCGTTGTTGGCTCGGATTCATCAGCTCGAAAATG AGCGTGATGAATTGCGCAAAGACATTGAACAACTGTGTATGCAACAAGCTGGACCAAGCTACCTTCTTGTGGCCACTAAGATGCATTTCCAAAG GACAGCTGGTTTGGAGCAGGAgattgaaaacttgaaaaagaAGCTAGCTGCTTGCACGAGAGATTATGTGAATCTTCAAGAGGAGCTTTCTGAGGCTTACAGAATCAAA GGCCAGTTGGCTGATCTACATAGTGCAGAGGTTGCAAAG AATGTGGAAGCAGAAAAGCAGCTTAAATTTTTCCAGGGCTGTGTGGCTGCAGCTTTTGCCGAACGAGATCATTCAATAATGGAG GCTGAGAAGGCTAGGGAAAAAGAGGATCTCATGTCAAACAAATTATGTGATATAGAGAAGAG ATTAGAAGAACATACTGCAGATTTTTCTAAACAAAAGAAACTTAGTGATAAACTGCAAAGTGATTTAGCAATGCAAGAGGAGCAGATTGAAGCTTTCAAGAAG gtaattgataaattttatgAGATCAGACAGCAAAGCCCCGAGGGATGTGAAGATACAAGTTGGGACAGAAAATGTGCATGCCTTTTGCATGATCCTGCAGAATGGTGGTGTTTCAAGGATGCTTCAACATCCAAATATATT AGTGCATTAGAGGAAGAGCTCGAGAGGATGAGGAAATCTGTAGATAACCTTCAAAACAGGCAGCGGATG GGCTTGGAAATCGAAAATCATTTAAAGCAGAGAGTTGGcgaattggaaaagaaaaaa ATCCTCACATATAAAATGATAAGGCATGAGATTACAGAATTGCATCATTACCATTCTCAGCATAGAGTTCTCATCATGAATTTACTTGATGAGGGAAAGGCTAGTATCAAAACAGTAATTGATGCAATAAAGGAAAATAGTAGGCAAATTGATGCGACCCGACTTGAAAAGGTGGGGCCTTCTCCGCGAGATATAAAGCACGACAAATATGAAGGCCAAGAGGTGCATGAAAATACTGATGCTGATCCCCAATTGGTATCCAAG AATAGTGGTCCTGACTCATCAGAGTTTGTGGCAGTTAGAGGGAATGATTCCTCCGAAGTCCTTGCACAGGCATTGCAAGACAAG GTCTCAACGTTATTGCTTTTATCACAGCAGGAAGAAAGACATTTACTGGACAGGAATGTGAATGCAGCtcttgaaagaaaaatagaagagCTTCACAGAAATTTACAGCAG GTTACGAATGAAAAAGTAAGAGCTCTAATGGAGTTTGCACAATTGAAGCAGGATTATCATCAGCTTAAAGA GAGAATGGGTCAGGGGACAAATAGAGGAAATTTGGCCGCTGAAATTGGGGAGAGGAAGGTAGTAACTCGTGAAAGAGATGGAAGGCTAAAAAGTTTGCTGAAGAAAACGTACTTGAGTCGTTGGGCTGGTAATGTAGACTTTAGGGGACATGAAGCTGCAGGTGGCCAAAATGTCGAGGGGAATCTATCTGGCAAGGGGTCCAATAGCATGGAGTTTGCCAG aatgaaaattgaaatagcaACACTTCGAGAAAGCATGGGAAGTATGGAGCATCTGACTACGACAGTTCACAGGCTTCGTCTATCCCTTTCAAAG GCCAAAGAGTTGGTGACTTCTGGAAGTACAGCAGTTGCTAGCCTATCAGAAGCCGTCAATGGCATCATTAATGAGGCAAAACTAGTGAAGACTGCACTTAGCAGCTCCCTGCCGATTAGTTGGTCAGCAGACGAAGATGATGGAGTCAATCGTCAGAGTGTCAGCAATGAGCCAGGTCATGCTTATGGGAAGGCCAGTCATGAGAAGATAGATTCTGTTTATGCTGCCGGATTTGAGATGGTGGAGCTCCTAATACTTGCAGCGCAAATATTGAAAGACAACACGGGCAAAACTGGTTCCTGA
- the LOC137729516 gene encoding uncharacterized protein isoform X2, whose translation MSVMNCAKTLNNCVCNKLDQATFLWPLRCISKAGLEQEIENLKKKLAACTRDYVNLQEELSEAYRIKGQLADLHSAEVAKNVEAEKQLKFFQGCVAAAFAERDHSIMEAEKAREKEDLMSNKLCDIEKRLEEHTADFSKQKKLSDKLQSDLAMQEEQIEAFKKVIDKFYEIRQQSPEGCEDTSWDRKCACLLHDPAEWWCFKDASTSKYISALEEELERMRKSVDNLQNRQRMGLEIENHLKQRVGELEKKKILTYKMIRHEITELHHYHSQHRVLIMNLLDEGKASIKTVIDAIKENSRQIDATRLEKVGPSPRDIKHDKYEGQEVHENTDADPQLVSKNSGPDSSEFVAVRGNDSSEVLAQALQDKVSTLLLLSQQEERHLLDRNVNAALERKIEELHRNLQQVTNEKVRALMEFAQLKQDYHQLKERMGQGTNRGNLAAEIGERKVVTRERDGRLKSLLKKTYLSRWAGNVDFRGHEAAGGQNVEGNLSGKGSNSMEFARMKIEIATLRESMGSMEHLTTTVHRLRLSLSKAKELVTSGSTAVASLSEAVNGIINEAKLVKTALSSSLPISWSADEDDGVNRQSVSNEPGHAYGKASHEKIDSVYAAGFEMVELLILAAQILKDNTGKTGS comes from the exons ATG AGCGTGATGAATTGCGCAAAGACATTGAACAACTGTGTATGCAACAAGCTGGACCAAGCTACCTTCTTGTGGCCACTAAGATGCATTTCCAAAG CTGGTTTGGAGCAGGAgattgaaaacttgaaaaagaAGCTAGCTGCTTGCACGAGAGATTATGTGAATCTTCAAGAGGAGCTTTCTGAGGCTTACAGAATCAAA GGCCAGTTGGCTGATCTACATAGTGCAGAGGTTGCAAAG AATGTGGAAGCAGAAAAGCAGCTTAAATTTTTCCAGGGCTGTGTGGCTGCAGCTTTTGCCGAACGAGATCATTCAATAATGGAG GCTGAGAAGGCTAGGGAAAAAGAGGATCTCATGTCAAACAAATTATGTGATATAGAGAAGAG ATTAGAAGAACATACTGCAGATTTTTCTAAACAAAAGAAACTTAGTGATAAACTGCAAAGTGATTTAGCAATGCAAGAGGAGCAGATTGAAGCTTTCAAGAAG gtaattgataaattttatgAGATCAGACAGCAAAGCCCCGAGGGATGTGAAGATACAAGTTGGGACAGAAAATGTGCATGCCTTTTGCATGATCCTGCAGAATGGTGGTGTTTCAAGGATGCTTCAACATCCAAATATATT AGTGCATTAGAGGAAGAGCTCGAGAGGATGAGGAAATCTGTAGATAACCTTCAAAACAGGCAGCGGATG GGCTTGGAAATCGAAAATCATTTAAAGCAGAGAGTTGGcgaattggaaaagaaaaaa ATCCTCACATATAAAATGATAAGGCATGAGATTACAGAATTGCATCATTACCATTCTCAGCATAGAGTTCTCATCATGAATTTACTTGATGAGGGAAAGGCTAGTATCAAAACAGTAATTGATGCAATAAAGGAAAATAGTAGGCAAATTGATGCGACCCGACTTGAAAAGGTGGGGCCTTCTCCGCGAGATATAAAGCACGACAAATATGAAGGCCAAGAGGTGCATGAAAATACTGATGCTGATCCCCAATTGGTATCCAAG AATAGTGGTCCTGACTCATCAGAGTTTGTGGCAGTTAGAGGGAATGATTCCTCCGAAGTCCTTGCACAGGCATTGCAAGACAAG GTCTCAACGTTATTGCTTTTATCACAGCAGGAAGAAAGACATTTACTGGACAGGAATGTGAATGCAGCtcttgaaagaaaaatagaagagCTTCACAGAAATTTACAGCAG GTTACGAATGAAAAAGTAAGAGCTCTAATGGAGTTTGCACAATTGAAGCAGGATTATCATCAGCTTAAAGA GAGAATGGGTCAGGGGACAAATAGAGGAAATTTGGCCGCTGAAATTGGGGAGAGGAAGGTAGTAACTCGTGAAAGAGATGGAAGGCTAAAAAGTTTGCTGAAGAAAACGTACTTGAGTCGTTGGGCTGGTAATGTAGACTTTAGGGGACATGAAGCTGCAGGTGGCCAAAATGTCGAGGGGAATCTATCTGGCAAGGGGTCCAATAGCATGGAGTTTGCCAG aatgaaaattgaaatagcaACACTTCGAGAAAGCATGGGAAGTATGGAGCATCTGACTACGACAGTTCACAGGCTTCGTCTATCCCTTTCAAAG GCCAAAGAGTTGGTGACTTCTGGAAGTACAGCAGTTGCTAGCCTATCAGAAGCCGTCAATGGCATCATTAATGAGGCAAAACTAGTGAAGACTGCACTTAGCAGCTCCCTGCCGATTAGTTGGTCAGCAGACGAAGATGATGGAGTCAATCGTCAGAGTGTCAGCAATGAGCCAGGTCATGCTTATGGGAAGGCCAGTCATGAGAAGATAGATTCTGTTTATGCTGCCGGATTTGAGATGGTGGAGCTCCTAATACTTGCAGCGCAAATATTGAAAGACAACACGGGCAAAACTGGTTCCTGA
- the LOC137729516 gene encoding uncharacterized protein isoform X3, with translation MNCAKTLNNCVCNKLDQATFLWPLRCISKAGLEQEIENLKKKLAACTRDYVNLQEELSEAYRIKGQLADLHSAEVAKNVEAEKQLKFFQGCVAAAFAERDHSIMEAEKAREKEDLMSNKLCDIEKRLEEHTADFSKQKKLSDKLQSDLAMQEEQIEAFKKVIDKFYEIRQQSPEGCEDTSWDRKCACLLHDPAEWWCFKDASTSKYISALEEELERMRKSVDNLQNRQRMGLEIENHLKQRVGELEKKKILTYKMIRHEITELHHYHSQHRVLIMNLLDEGKASIKTVIDAIKENSRQIDATRLEKVGPSPRDIKHDKYEGQEVHENTDADPQLVSKNSGPDSSEFVAVRGNDSSEVLAQALQDKVSTLLLLSQQEERHLLDRNVNAALERKIEELHRNLQQVTNEKVRALMEFAQLKQDYHQLKERMGQGTNRGNLAAEIGERKVVTRERDGRLKSLLKKTYLSRWAGNVDFRGHEAAGGQNVEGNLSGKGSNSMEFARMKIEIATLRESMGSMEHLTTTVHRLRLSLSKAKELVTSGSTAVASLSEAVNGIINEAKLVKTALSSSLPISWSADEDDGVNRQSVSNEPGHAYGKASHEKIDSVYAAGFEMVELLILAAQILKDNTGKTGS, from the exons ATGAATTGCGCAAAGACATTGAACAACTGTGTATGCAACAAGCTGGACCAAGCTACCTTCTTGTGGCCACTAAGATGCATTTCCAAAG CTGGTTTGGAGCAGGAgattgaaaacttgaaaaagaAGCTAGCTGCTTGCACGAGAGATTATGTGAATCTTCAAGAGGAGCTTTCTGAGGCTTACAGAATCAAA GGCCAGTTGGCTGATCTACATAGTGCAGAGGTTGCAAAG AATGTGGAAGCAGAAAAGCAGCTTAAATTTTTCCAGGGCTGTGTGGCTGCAGCTTTTGCCGAACGAGATCATTCAATAATGGAG GCTGAGAAGGCTAGGGAAAAAGAGGATCTCATGTCAAACAAATTATGTGATATAGAGAAGAG ATTAGAAGAACATACTGCAGATTTTTCTAAACAAAAGAAACTTAGTGATAAACTGCAAAGTGATTTAGCAATGCAAGAGGAGCAGATTGAAGCTTTCAAGAAG gtaattgataaattttatgAGATCAGACAGCAAAGCCCCGAGGGATGTGAAGATACAAGTTGGGACAGAAAATGTGCATGCCTTTTGCATGATCCTGCAGAATGGTGGTGTTTCAAGGATGCTTCAACATCCAAATATATT AGTGCATTAGAGGAAGAGCTCGAGAGGATGAGGAAATCTGTAGATAACCTTCAAAACAGGCAGCGGATG GGCTTGGAAATCGAAAATCATTTAAAGCAGAGAGTTGGcgaattggaaaagaaaaaa ATCCTCACATATAAAATGATAAGGCATGAGATTACAGAATTGCATCATTACCATTCTCAGCATAGAGTTCTCATCATGAATTTACTTGATGAGGGAAAGGCTAGTATCAAAACAGTAATTGATGCAATAAAGGAAAATAGTAGGCAAATTGATGCGACCCGACTTGAAAAGGTGGGGCCTTCTCCGCGAGATATAAAGCACGACAAATATGAAGGCCAAGAGGTGCATGAAAATACTGATGCTGATCCCCAATTGGTATCCAAG AATAGTGGTCCTGACTCATCAGAGTTTGTGGCAGTTAGAGGGAATGATTCCTCCGAAGTCCTTGCACAGGCATTGCAAGACAAG GTCTCAACGTTATTGCTTTTATCACAGCAGGAAGAAAGACATTTACTGGACAGGAATGTGAATGCAGCtcttgaaagaaaaatagaagagCTTCACAGAAATTTACAGCAG GTTACGAATGAAAAAGTAAGAGCTCTAATGGAGTTTGCACAATTGAAGCAGGATTATCATCAGCTTAAAGA GAGAATGGGTCAGGGGACAAATAGAGGAAATTTGGCCGCTGAAATTGGGGAGAGGAAGGTAGTAACTCGTGAAAGAGATGGAAGGCTAAAAAGTTTGCTGAAGAAAACGTACTTGAGTCGTTGGGCTGGTAATGTAGACTTTAGGGGACATGAAGCTGCAGGTGGCCAAAATGTCGAGGGGAATCTATCTGGCAAGGGGTCCAATAGCATGGAGTTTGCCAG aatgaaaattgaaatagcaACACTTCGAGAAAGCATGGGAAGTATGGAGCATCTGACTACGACAGTTCACAGGCTTCGTCTATCCCTTTCAAAG GCCAAAGAGTTGGTGACTTCTGGAAGTACAGCAGTTGCTAGCCTATCAGAAGCCGTCAATGGCATCATTAATGAGGCAAAACTAGTGAAGACTGCACTTAGCAGCTCCCTGCCGATTAGTTGGTCAGCAGACGAAGATGATGGAGTCAATCGTCAGAGTGTCAGCAATGAGCCAGGTCATGCTTATGGGAAGGCCAGTCATGAGAAGATAGATTCTGTTTATGCTGCCGGATTTGAGATGGTGGAGCTCCTAATACTTGCAGCGCAAATATTGAAAGACAACACGGGCAAAACTGGTTCCTGA
- the LOC137729542 gene encoding telomere repeat-binding factor 1-like, producing MGAPKQKWTPEEESALKAGVIKHGAGKWRTILKDPEFSGVLYTRSNVDLKDKWRNMSVMANGWGSREKAKTALRRMHPISKQDENSMPFSTVVQSDDEMMDAKPISVSSETQQISGPRKSIVRLDNLIMEAITRLKEPGGSNKTTIAAYIEDEYWPPQDFKRLLSEKLKFLTASRKLIKVKRRYRIAPTPALSEKRRNTSTYPFEGRQVASAFEGRRMASPFEGRPLVSPFEGRYMASPKFDNDEATILMKAQIDLELAKMRTMTPREATLAAAQAVKEAEAAIAEAEEAAREAEAAEADAEAAQAFAEAAMKTLKGRNAAKTMNRPGMKFETCKSNEREVS from the exons ATGGGTGCTCCTAAGCAGAAATGGACGCCGGAAGAAGAATCAGCCCTTAAAGCTGGAGTTATTAAACATGGGGCAGGAAAATGGCGGACCATACTTAAAGATCCAGAATTTAGTGGCGTTCTGTATACTCGCTCAAATGTAGATCTTAAG GATAAGTGGAGAAATATGAGTGTCATGGCAAATGGATGGGGCTCTCGAGAGAAAGCTAAGACAGCACTTAGAAGAATGCATCCGATTTCTAAACAAGATGAAAACTCTATGCCTTTCAGTACTGTTGTTCAAAGCGATGATGAAATGATGGATGCTAagcctatttcagtttctagtgAGACCCAGCAGATTTCTGGTCCAAGAAAATCTATTGTGAG GCTGGACAATCTTATCATGGAAGCTATAACAAGGTTGAAGGAGCCTGGTGGATCTAATAAAACGACTATTGCTGCTTATATAGAG gacGAATATTGGCCTCCTCAAGATTTCAAGAGGCTATTATCTGAGAAATTAAAATTCTTGACAGCAAGCCGTAAACTGATTAAG GTAAAACGCAGATACAGGATTGCACCTACCCCAGCATTAtctgaaaaaagaagaaataccTCGACGTATCCTTTTGAGGGAAGACAGGTGGCCTCTGCTTTTGAGGGAAGACGTATGGCATCTCCTTTTGAGGGAAGACCATTGGTGTCTCCTTTTGAGGGAAGATATATGGCATCTCCAAAATTTGACAATGATGAGGCTACCATCCTGATGAAAGCCCAAATTGATTTGGAGCTTGCGAAGATGAGGACTATGACCCCCAGGGAAGCTACTTTAGCTGCTGCTCAAGCAGTGAAAGAGGCGGAAGCAGCCATTGCTGAAGCTGAAGAGGCAGCTAGGGAAGCTGAGGCTGCTGAAGCTGATGCAGAAGCAGCACAAGCTTTTGCAGAAGCAGCAATGAAGACACTAAAAGGAAGAAATGCTGCGAAGACG ATGAATCGTCCCGGAATGAAGTTCGAAACATGCAAGAGCAATGAACGAGAAGTTTCTTGA
- the LOC137728190 gene encoding endo-1,4-beta-xylanase 5-like gives MFTTACTLLLSCIVLFLGHGTHASSYNYSTTTKCLVEPLGPLHGGGIMVNPEFNHNTEGWKAFGEGRIEVRRTSKHGNRFIVAHNRTHPLDSFSQMVQVEEGKIYSFSASVQVSEGSEIVAVVFKFPNGDIVPGGDVIAEKGCWTLLKGGIVANFTTPIEILFEAENTSVEIWMDNVSLQPFTKDEWRSHQDNSINEVRKKRVKLQLTQASKAPLKGAKVSIKQVKSHFPFGCGMNHFILTSPDYQNWFTSRFKWTTFTNEMKWYSTEKTQGQENYTIADDMVKFAQQNGISIRGHNVFWDNANAQPNWVKSLSPEELRKAAEKRINSVVSRYRGKLIAWDVVNENLHFRFFEDKLGKNASAEFYFTAQQLDPSTVMFMNEYNSIEYSKDTKAGAANYKKKLEEILSYPRNANLSAGIGLQGHFVSGQPNLAYMRSTIDMLGATGLPIWLTEVDVAKDPNQAQYLEEILREGYSHPAVKGIIMFVGPLSAGFNVTTLADNNFKNTPSGDVVDKLIAEWRSGTQEITANDRGFVDFSLFHGDYEITVEDHITNSTLSLNLRVTQTEPQEIVRIDTLKV, from the exons GGCATGGAACCCACGCTTCGTCGTACAACTACTCGACAACTACAAAA TGCTTGGTAGAACCACTAGGTCCTTTGCATGGAGGAGGAATTATGGTAAATCCAGAATTTAATCACAACACAGAAGGATGGAAAGCTTTCGGAGAAGGGAGGATAGAAGTACGAAGAACGTCAAAGCATGGAAACAGGTTCATTGTGGCACACAATAGAACACATCCATTAGACAGTTTCTCGCAGATGGTTCAAGTCGAGGAAGGGAAAATCTACAGCTTTTCTG CTTCTGTTCAAGTCAGTGAAGGAAGTGAGATTGTAGCTGTTGTTTTTAAGTTTCCCAATGGAGATATTGTACCTGGTGGCGATGTAATAGCTGAGAAAGGATGCTGGACCCTGCTAAAAGGTGGCATAGTAGCAAATTTCACAACCCCAATTGAGATTCTATTCGAG GCTGAAAATACATCAGTTGAAATATGGATGGACAATGTCTCATTGCAACCTTTCACCAAGGATGAATGGAGATCCCATCAAGACAACAGCATCAATGAG GTACGTAAGAAAAGGGTGAAGTTGCAACTAACTCAAGCAAGTAAAGCTCCTCTAAAAGGAGCTAAGGTCTCCATCAAGCAAGTCAAGTCACACTTCCCATTTGGGTGTGGAATGAACCATTTCATCCTCACAAGCCCTGATTACCAGAATTGGTTCACGTCAAGGTTCAAATGGACAACTTTCACCAATGAGATGAAGTGGTACAGCACTGAGAAAACACAAGGCCAAGAAAACTATACCATTGCAGATGACATGGTTAAATTTGCACAACAGAATGGAATTTCGATTAGAGGCCACAACGTCTTCTGGGACAATGCCAACGCCCAGCCCAACTGGGTTAAATCCCTTTCCCCCGAGGAATTACGAAAAGCAGCAGAAAAGAGAATCAACTCAGTGGTTTCTAGGTACAGAGGAAAATTGATTGCTTGGGATGTAGTGAATGAGAATCTTCATTTCAGATTCTTTGAGGACAAACTTGGCAAAAATGCTTCTGCAGAATTCTACTTCACAGCTCAACAGCTTGATCCTAGTACAGTTATGTTCATGAATGAGTATAACTCCATCGAATATAGTAAAGACACAAAAGCAGGTGCGGCCAACTATAAGAAGAAACTTGAAGAGATTTTATCGTATCCCAGAAATGCAAATCTATCAGCAGGAATAGGGCTGCAAGGCCACTTTGTTTCTGGTCAGCCAAACCTTGCTTACATGAGATCTACTATAGACATGTTAGGGGCAACAGGACTGCCAATATGGCTTACAGAAGTGGATGTGGCAAAAGACCCTAATCAg GCTCAATATTTGGAAGAGATACTAAGGGAGGGATATTCTCATCCTGCGGTTAAAGGGATCATCATGTTTGTAGGTCCATTGTCAGCGGGTTTTAATGTTACCACCCTTGCAGATAACAACTTCAAAAATACTCCATCAGGAGATGTTGTGGATAAGCTGATTGCTGAGTGGAGGTCTGGGACTCAAGAAATCACAGCAAATGATCGAGGCTTTGTTGATTTTTCCTTGTTTCATGGAGATTATGAGATAACTGTAGAAGACCACATCACCAATTCTACACTTTCTTTGAACCTTAGGGTCACACAAACTGAACCACAGGAAATTGTTCGTATTGATACCCTGAAAGTCTAG